One window of the Pseudofrankia sp. DC12 genome contains the following:
- a CDS encoding SpoIIE family protein phosphatase produces the protein MESSAAADGEILVDVCIDEDSDTRAVSRSRRLVSATLSGAEPRLRALQTDVALVAGELLTNALLHGAAPVTMRLLTSRAGLRLEVADASPVAPLRGRAGSESLTGRGILILDAVATRWGTTADGGGKVIWVEFAAAAGAAAPVRRLRADAAAAPGLTPVDQTTGPADGDPDAAGPAQAGPDASPEQRFLVRLGDVPTDLLLAAKGHVDNLVREFTLASRGATSGETAAVPPRLTQLIFVVATTFVEPRQAIRRQALTAAASGRPRTSLELVLPVAAADAAEEYLEAIDRADEYARAARLLTVETPPTHRAFRHWYISSLVTQLRAAGSGEPPPAPPTFEEFLLGALTEASAARRAAERGSSLQVVTAALASTTRPEQVAEVVLTEGVAALGASGGSLLVPHGPDLFAVPGAVGYPRELVAQLQAERRDAALPAAEAIRAGEAVWLESVHETQERYPQLRELEPGTVSLCALPMSAGGEVLGALRFSFDYPHLFGPQDRVFAETLAAQCALALERARLFAAEREARARMSFLATATKRLTARLDEGETLRQLVRLVVPDLADYAAVYLEEPDTQPWLAAETGTGAGDGGPRPLDPGQAPAMRLAARRGTAVTVGGVAAAASGRPAEPSTDLGAASPQAPGVLAVPLRIGGATVAVLGLRRSAGFPADDVSLAGDVADRAAVALVHARQYRQERRTALTLQRILLPQRLPLVDGVEFAWRYLPAGADSLVGGDWYDVLPLEDGTIALVIGDVMGRGIQAAATMGQLRAFARANATAGLPAETVLLQLDAAVGRLEQEQITTVAMAVLDPAARELRVASAGHLPPLVLPPHGEPRFVTVEPGPPLGAGAAGTTYSETVVPFDPGSSLLLYTDGLVEDRDRSADEGMALLRTAAAGAAGPEDLCERAVAALTRGSHDDTALLAVSLTA, from the coding sequence GTGGAGAGCTCGGCCGCCGCGGACGGGGAGATCCTCGTCGATGTCTGCATCGACGAGGACAGCGACACGCGAGCCGTGTCACGCTCGCGACGGCTGGTCTCGGCGACACTGTCCGGTGCCGAGCCACGGTTACGCGCCCTGCAGACCGACGTGGCCCTCGTCGCCGGCGAGCTGCTGACCAACGCCCTGCTGCACGGCGCGGCCCCGGTCACAATGCGGCTGCTGACCAGCCGCGCCGGGCTTCGGCTGGAGGTCGCGGACGCGAGCCCGGTCGCGCCACTGCGCGGCCGCGCCGGCTCCGAATCCCTCACCGGGCGCGGAATCCTGATCCTGGACGCGGTGGCGACGCGCTGGGGAACCACGGCCGACGGCGGCGGGAAGGTGATCTGGGTCGAGTTCGCCGCCGCCGCGGGCGCCGCCGCGCCCGTTCGCCGTCTTCGGGCGGACGCCGCGGCGGCGCCCGGCCTGACGCCGGTCGACCAGACGACCGGTCCGGCCGACGGCGATCCCGACGCGGCCGGCCCGGCGCAGGCGGGGCCCGATGCCAGCCCGGAGCAGCGCTTCCTGGTCCGGCTCGGGGACGTCCCGACCGACCTGCTGCTGGCCGCGAAGGGCCACGTCGACAACCTCGTCCGCGAGTTCACCCTGGCCTCCCGCGGCGCGACTAGCGGTGAGACCGCGGCCGTCCCGCCGCGACTGACCCAGCTGATCTTCGTGGTCGCCACCACGTTCGTCGAGCCGCGCCAGGCGATCCGCCGCCAGGCGCTGACCGCGGCCGCGTCAGGTCGGCCGCGCACCTCCCTGGAACTGGTGCTGCCCGTCGCGGCGGCGGACGCGGCCGAGGAGTACCTGGAGGCGATCGACCGGGCGGACGAGTACGCCAGGGCCGCCCGGCTGCTGACTGTGGAGACCCCGCCGACGCACCGCGCGTTCCGCCACTGGTACATCTCCTCGCTGGTCACCCAGCTGCGCGCCGCCGGCAGCGGGGAGCCGCCGCCGGCGCCACCCACCTTCGAGGAGTTCCTGCTCGGCGCCCTGACGGAGGCGTCCGCCGCCCGGCGCGCCGCGGAGCGCGGCTCCAGCCTGCAGGTGGTCACCGCGGCCCTCGCGTCGACGACCCGCCCGGAGCAGGTCGCCGAGGTGGTCCTGACCGAGGGGGTCGCCGCGCTCGGCGCGAGCGGCGGCAGCCTGCTGGTACCGCATGGCCCCGACCTGTTCGCCGTGCCGGGCGCCGTCGGTTACCCACGCGAGCTGGTCGCCCAGCTGCAGGCCGAGCGGCGCGACGCGGCGCTGCCGGCCGCCGAGGCGATCCGCGCGGGCGAGGCGGTCTGGCTGGAGTCCGTCCACGAGACGCAGGAGCGCTATCCGCAGCTACGCGAGCTGGAGCCGGGCACCGTGTCGCTGTGCGCGCTGCCGATGTCGGCCGGCGGCGAGGTGCTCGGCGCTCTGCGGTTCTCGTTCGACTACCCGCACCTGTTCGGCCCGCAGGACCGCGTCTTCGCCGAGACGCTCGCCGCGCAGTGCGCGCTGGCGCTGGAGCGGGCCAGGCTGTTCGCGGCCGAGCGGGAAGCCCGGGCGCGGATGAGCTTTCTCGCGACGGCGACCAAGCGGCTGACCGCCCGGCTCGACGAGGGCGAGACGCTGCGCCAGCTGGTCCGGCTCGTCGTCCCCGACCTCGCCGACTACGCGGCCGTCTACCTGGAGGAGCCGGACACCCAGCCTTGGCTGGCGGCCGAGACCGGCACCGGCGCCGGGGACGGCGGGCCACGGCCGCTGGATCCGGGGCAGGCTCCGGCGATGCGCCTCGCGGCGCGGCGCGGCACGGCCGTCACCGTGGGGGGAGTCGCCGCGGCCGCGTCCGGCCGCCCCGCCGAGCCCAGTACCGATCTCGGCGCCGCCTCGCCGCAGGCGCCGGGGGTGCTGGCCGTTCCGCTGCGGATCGGCGGCGCGACCGTCGCCGTACTCGGGCTGCGCCGGTCGGCGGGGTTCCCCGCCGACGACGTGAGCCTGGCCGGGGACGTCGCCGACCGGGCCGCCGTGGCGCTCGTGCACGCCCGGCAGTACCGGCAGGAGCGCCGGACCGCGCTGACGCTGCAGCGCATCCTGCTGCCCCAGCGGCTGCCGCTGGTCGACGGCGTGGAGTTCGCCTGGCGCTACCTTCCCGCCGGCGCCGACTCGCTCGTCGGAGGCGACTGGTACGACGTGCTGCCCCTGGAGGACGGCACGATCGCGCTGGTGATCGGAGACGTGATGGGACGCGGCATCCAGGCGGCCGCGACGATGGGCCAGCTGCGCGCGTTCGCCCGGGCGAACGCGACAGCCGGGCTGCCGGCCGAGACGGTCCTGCTCCAGCTGGACGCCGCGGTAGGCCGGCTCGAACAGGAGCAGATCACCACCGTGGCGATGGCGGTCCTGGACCCGGCGGCCCGCGAGCTTCGGGTCGCCTCCGCCGGCCATCTGCCTCCGCTGGTGCTGCCGCCGCACGGCGAGCCGCGTTTCGTGACGGTCGAGCCGGGGCCACCGCTGGGCGCCGGCGCCGCCGGGACGACGTACTCCGAGACAGTGGTGCCGTTCGACCCGGGCAGCAGCCTGCTGCTGTACACCGACGGCCTGGTCGAGGACCGGGACCGCTCGGCCGACGAGGGAATGGCCCTGCTGCGGACCGCCGCCGCCGGAGCGGCCGGGCCCGAGGACCTGTGCGAGCGGGCGGTGGCCGCCCTCACCCGAGGCAGCCACGACGACACCGCCCTGCTCGCCGTCTCCCTCACGGCCTAG
- a CDS encoding VOC family protein, whose protein sequence is MPFTTGLNHIATMTADLDRLVKFYIDAFGAETTFEMAAREDHPRMVIIDLGGGSALNVFEVSAEDIVGDRRRQGGRGPIDHFGLAVDSLASLEATRDRLRELGADIGEIQRLGSEWSLFFRDPDGMELEVCCHAG, encoded by the coding sequence GTGCCGTTCACCACTGGGCTCAACCACATCGCCACCATGACCGCCGACCTCGACAGGCTCGTGAAGTTCTATATCGACGCGTTCGGCGCCGAGACGACGTTCGAGATGGCCGCGCGCGAGGACCACCCTCGGATGGTGATCATCGACCTCGGCGGGGGCTCCGCTCTCAACGTCTTCGAGGTGTCGGCCGAGGACATCGTCGGGGACCGGCGCCGCCAGGGAGGCCGCGGCCCGATCGACCATTTCGGCCTGGCCGTCGACTCGCTGGCGAGTCTGGAGGCCACCCGCGACCGGCTGCGCGAGCTGGGCGCGGACATCGGGGAGATCCAGCGGCTCGGGTCGGAGTGGTCGCTGTTCTTCCGTGACCCGGACGGGATGGAGCTGGAGGTCTGCTGCCACGCCGGCTGA
- a CDS encoding 1-acyl-sn-glycerol-3-phosphate acyltransferase, whose translation MRVPPRLVRRLVIDPAFIPIAVAGAGLGVVVTLLGLVGAPVDRRLRLSRVAALAAAYLLAEAAVIVAGFGLWLARPLLRPRWDQAHLALLRAMLGMLRSAAGRLLRFRVAVHEPPAGTVPCGGGPVLVASRHAGAGDSFALVDLVLNRYRRAPRVVGLASLQLDPGIDILLGRLGACFVRTDGADPTAIARVHALAAGLTGADALVIFPEGAKFTARRRRRVIVGLRRRGHTARARVAEDLAHVLPPRPAGVLAVLDARTVAGTAVVAHTGLDELVTPGQIWRALPLADPMQVRWWWFPSPELPAPGTDRADWLTMQWAVVDAWIDAQGPGAADPDEPAYQA comes from the coding sequence CATCGCGGTCGCGGGCGCCGGTCTCGGCGTCGTCGTGACGCTGCTGGGGCTGGTCGGCGCGCCGGTCGACCGGCGGCTGCGGCTGAGCAGGGTCGCGGCGCTCGCCGCGGCCTACCTGCTCGCCGAGGCCGCTGTGATCGTCGCCGGGTTCGGGCTGTGGCTGGCCCGGCCGCTCCTGCGGCCGCGGTGGGACCAGGCCCATCTCGCGCTGTTGCGGGCCATGCTCGGGATGCTGCGATCGGCGGCCGGGCGGCTGCTGCGGTTCCGGGTCGCCGTCCATGAGCCGCCCGCGGGGACGGTCCCCTGCGGCGGCGGGCCGGTGCTCGTGGCCAGCCGGCACGCCGGCGCCGGCGACTCGTTCGCGCTCGTCGACCTCGTGCTCAACCGGTACCGGCGGGCCCCCCGGGTGGTCGGGCTGGCGAGCCTGCAGCTCGACCCGGGGATCGACATCCTGCTCGGCCGGCTCGGGGCCTGCTTCGTGCGCACGGACGGCGCCGACCCGACGGCGATCGCCCGGGTGCACGCGCTCGCGGCCGGGCTGACCGGCGCGGACGCCCTGGTCATCTTCCCGGAGGGGGCGAAATTCACCGCCCGGCGCCGCCGCCGCGTCATCGTCGGCCTGCGCCGCCGCGGGCACACCGCGCGGGCACGGGTCGCCGAGGACCTCGCGCACGTGCTCCCGCCGCGGCCGGCCGGGGTGCTCGCCGTGCTTGACGCGCGGACCGTCGCGGGGACGGCTGTGGTTGCCCACACCGGCCTGGACGAGCTCGTCACCCCGGGCCAGATCTGGCGGGCGCTGCCACTGGCCGACCCGATGCAGGTCCGTTGGTGGTGGTTCCCCTCCCCCGAGCTGCCCGCGCCCGGAACGGACCGCGCGGACTGGCTGACCATGCAGTGGGCGGTCGTCGACGCCTGGATCGACGCGCAGGGCCCCGGCGCGGCCGATCCGGACGAGCCCGCCTACCAGGCCTGA